A single Nicotiana tabacum cultivar K326 chromosome 5, ASM71507v2, whole genome shotgun sequence DNA region contains:
- the LOC142181209 gene encoding uncharacterized protein LOC142181209 codes for MEKSLGSAFVAVFAVSGSVILLAMRVHKHLLSDFMNKLQELEIDKGQAKKKVIFSNKVVELGSENKDGHISRKHRINYGESSDDESLESMPLNWQALYKGILLNKTLRGYN; via the exons ATGGAGAAATCTTTGGGATCTGCATTTGTGGCTGTTTTTGCAGTTTCAGGAAGTGTGATCCTTCTTGCAATGAGAGTGCATAAACACCTTCTTTCTGATTTCATGAACAAGCTGCAGGAACTTGAAATAG ATAAAGGTCAAGCAAAGAAGAAGGTTATCTTCTCCAATAAAGTTGTGGAATTGGGCTCTGAAAACAAAGATGGTCATATTTCAAGGAAGCATAGGATTAATTATGGAGAATCATCTGATGATGAGAGCTTGGAATCCATGCCTTTGAATTGGCAAGCTCTTTACAAAGGTATCCTCCTTAATAAGACCCTTAGAGGTTATAATTAA